In one Nocardioides luteus genomic region, the following are encoded:
- a CDS encoding histidine phosphatase family protein — MATMILVRHGRTTANASGTLAGRLPGVRLDERGLEQAAKAAERIAPVPLALAVTSPMERCQQTMSVILEGRAEQPAVVVEDGVSECDYGEWQGEKITTLARRKLWKTVQTQPSAVTFPGGESMPAMQARAVEAVRRHDAAVTAAHGDSAVWLCVSHGDLIKSILADALGMHLDLFQRLHVDPASISVVRYGEGRPSVLATNTHAGDLSWLAPKPAAKKGRKPSRRRNDDAVVGGGAGPGDGLDSAG, encoded by the coding sequence GTGGCGACGATGATCCTGGTGAGACACGGCCGTACGACGGCGAACGCATCCGGCACCCTGGCCGGACGGCTGCCCGGCGTGAGGCTGGACGAGCGCGGCCTGGAGCAGGCCGCCAAGGCGGCCGAGCGGATCGCGCCGGTTCCGCTGGCGCTGGCGGTTACCAGCCCGATGGAGCGCTGCCAGCAGACGATGTCGGTCATCCTGGAGGGGCGCGCTGAGCAGCCTGCGGTCGTCGTCGAGGACGGCGTCTCCGAGTGCGACTACGGCGAGTGGCAGGGGGAGAAGATCACCACCCTGGCGCGCCGCAAGCTGTGGAAGACGGTGCAGACCCAGCCCTCGGCGGTCACCTTCCCCGGCGGGGAGTCGATGCCCGCGATGCAGGCCCGGGCAGTGGAGGCCGTACGCCGCCACGACGCCGCCGTCACCGCGGCCCACGGGGACTCGGCGGTCTGGCTGTGCGTGAGCCACGGAGACCTGATCAAGTCGATCCTGGCCGACGCGCTCGGCATGCACCTGGACCTCTTCCAGCGGCTGCACGTCGACCCGGCCTCGATCTCCGTGGTGCGCTACGGCGAGGGCCGGCCCTCCGTCCTGGCCACCAACACCCACGCCGGCGACCTGTCGTGGCTGGCCCCGAAGCCGGCCGCCAAGAAGGGACGCAAGCCGTCGCGCCGCCGCAACGACGACGCGGTGGTGGGCGGTGGCGCGGGTCCCGGCGACGGTTTGGACTCTGCTGGATAA
- the ilvA gene encoding threonine ammonia-lyase IlvA, with product MSESGKKPAVTPAAIEEAAARTIATRTAVERSVRLSERYAAEVLLKREDLQLGRSYKVRGAYNLMSSLTPEELERGVVCASAGNHAQGVAISCARLGVPGHIVVPTNTPKQKRDRITALGGSHVTLTLHGSTYDEASAYAYELGRGLGATYVSAFDDPRTIAGQGTVGYELTSQITSPLDVLLLPVGGGGLASGVATWVREVWPQTRIIGVEPAGAASMAAAIEAGGPVRLDTLDTFVDGAAVATAGTVTYPIVKEYVDELVSVPVGAICVEMLELYQTEGIIAEPAGALAVAALGQIDLRGATRIGAVLSGGNNDVSRYADVLERALIHQGLRHYFLVSFPQAPGALRGFLDDVLADGEDIVVFEYVKKSNREHGPALIGIDLDSADGLQGLLERMGASDLLIERIEPDSPLFTFLH from the coding sequence GTGTCTGAGTCTGGCAAGAAGCCTGCCGTAACACCCGCAGCGATCGAGGAAGCCGCCGCGCGCACGATCGCCACGCGCACGGCGGTCGAGCGCTCCGTCAGACTCTCGGAGAGGTACGCCGCCGAGGTCCTGCTCAAGCGCGAGGACCTGCAGCTCGGGCGCTCCTACAAGGTCCGGGGCGCCTACAACCTGATGAGCTCGCTGACGCCCGAGGAGCTCGAGCGCGGCGTCGTGTGCGCCTCCGCCGGGAACCACGCCCAGGGCGTGGCGATCTCGTGCGCCCGCCTCGGCGTGCCCGGCCACATCGTGGTGCCGACCAACACGCCCAAGCAGAAGCGCGACCGCATCACCGCTCTGGGCGGCTCGCATGTGACGCTCACGCTGCACGGGTCGACCTACGACGAGGCCTCGGCCTATGCCTACGAGCTCGGGCGCGGGCTCGGCGCCACCTATGTCTCCGCCTTCGACGACCCCCGCACGATCGCCGGGCAGGGCACGGTCGGCTACGAGCTGACCTCGCAGATCACCTCGCCCCTGGATGTCCTGCTGCTGCCGGTCGGTGGCGGCGGGCTCGCCTCCGGGGTGGCGACCTGGGTGCGCGAGGTCTGGCCGCAGACCCGGATCATCGGCGTCGAGCCCGCGGGTGCCGCCTCGATGGCCGCCGCGATCGAGGCCGGTGGGCCGGTGCGGCTCGACACGCTCGACACCTTCGTGGACGGGGCCGCGGTCGCGACCGCGGGGACGGTGACGTACCCGATCGTCAAGGAGTACGTCGACGAGCTCGTCTCCGTGCCGGTCGGCGCGATCTGCGTGGAGATGCTCGAGCTCTACCAGACCGAGGGGATCATCGCCGAGCCCGCCGGCGCGCTCGCGGTGGCCGCCCTGGGGCAGATCGACCTGCGTGGCGCCACCCGGATCGGAGCCGTCCTCTCCGGTGGCAACAACGACGTCTCCCGCTACGCCGACGTGCTCGAGCGGGCGCTGATCCACCAGGGGCTGCGCCACTACTTCCTGGTCTCCTTCCCGCAGGCGCCCGGTGCGCTGCGCGGCTTCCTCGACGACGTGCTCGCCGACGGGGAGGACATCGTGGTCTTCGAGTACGTCAAGAAGTCCAACCGAGAGCACGGCCCCGCGCTGATCGGCATCGACCTCGACTCCGCCGACGGGCTCCAGGGGCTGCTGGAGCGGATGGGCGCCAGCGACCTGCTCATCGAGCGGATCGAGCCGGACTCGCCGCTGTTCACGTTCCTGCACTGA
- a CDS encoding SCO1664 family protein, whose amino-acid sequence MEHSAPENDGALELVGRLTTASNATFLATLGESEVVYKPIAGERPLWDFPDGNLAHREVASYLVSEALGWSVVPETWLGDGPHGPGMIQRWVDADESVEPVTIVPEGEVPAGYLKVFDGYDERDRVVTLVHEDTPELRRMAVFDAITNNADRKGGHVLPLAGGHRYGCDHGLTFHEEPKLRTILWGWHGLGFSDEELAGIRTIHAGLSGALGRGLAAYLTGREVDALGHRCEVLLAEGSFPRPGYDRHVIPWPPF is encoded by the coding sequence ATGGAGCACAGCGCCCCCGAGAACGACGGGGCTCTGGAGCTCGTCGGACGGCTGACGACGGCCTCCAACGCGACCTTCCTGGCCACGCTCGGCGAGTCCGAGGTGGTCTACAAGCCGATCGCGGGGGAGCGGCCGCTGTGGGACTTTCCCGACGGCAACCTCGCGCATCGCGAGGTCGCCTCGTACCTGGTCTCCGAGGCGCTGGGCTGGTCGGTGGTCCCCGAGACCTGGCTCGGCGACGGGCCGCACGGTCCGGGGATGATCCAGCGCTGGGTCGACGCCGACGAGAGCGTCGAGCCGGTCACGATCGTGCCCGAGGGCGAGGTGCCGGCCGGCTACCTGAAGGTCTTCGACGGCTACGACGAGCGCGACCGGGTGGTGACCCTCGTCCACGAGGACACGCCCGAGCTGCGGCGGATGGCCGTTTTCGACGCGATCACCAACAACGCCGACCGCAAGGGCGGTCACGTCCTGCCGCTCGCCGGTGGGCACCGCTACGGCTGCGACCACGGGCTGACCTTCCACGAGGAGCCTAAGCTGCGCACCATCCTGTGGGGATGGCACGGGCTGGGCTTCTCCGACGAGGAGCTCGCCGGTATCCGGACGATCCACGCGGGGCTCTCCGGTGCGCTGGGGCGGGGGCTGGCTGCGTACCTGACGGGGCGGGAGGTCGACGCGCTCGGTCACCGCTGCGAGGTACTGCTCGCCGAAGGGTCCTTCCCGCGGCCGGGATACGACCGACATGTCATCCCGTGGCCGCCTTTCTGA
- the mshC gene encoding cysteine--1-D-myo-inosityl 2-amino-2-deoxy-alpha-D-glucopyranoside ligase gives MRAWSAPEVPELSVKGPEVQVYDHQRDAVVPTEGQGRRSLYVCGITPYDATHMGHANTYVAFDLLHRAWLNAGYEVGYTQNVTDVDDPLLERADKVGIEWEALAERETELFRQDMEALRVLPPQHYIGAVESIPLVLSLIGELEEAGAIYKVDEDVYASVAVDDAFGEESRMSREEMLELFGERGGDPERPGKKDPLDPLLWRAERPGEPAWPSPYGPGRPGWHIECTAIALEHLGSGFTVQAGGSDLVFPHHEMSGSHARSAGKEFAEIYTHGGMVAYDGHKMSKSRGNLVFVSALRNSEIDPMAIRLVLLGHHYRDDWEWTDAKLFDAVDQIAEWRKAVALGRGAPAAPVVETVLGALADDLDAPRAVQAVDAWVAATLGEGGLAETSDALAGETIAKLVDAALGIKL, from the coding sequence ATGCGCGCATGGTCTGCACCCGAAGTCCCAGAACTGTCCGTCAAAGGGCCCGAGGTGCAGGTCTATGACCATCAGCGGGACGCCGTCGTCCCGACCGAGGGTCAGGGCCGCCGTTCGCTGTACGTCTGTGGCATCACGCCCTACGACGCGACCCACATGGGCCACGCCAACACCTACGTCGCCTTCGACCTGCTCCACCGGGCGTGGCTCAACGCCGGCTACGAGGTCGGCTACACGCAGAACGTCACCGACGTGGACGACCCGCTGCTCGAGCGGGCCGACAAGGTCGGGATCGAGTGGGAGGCGCTCGCCGAGCGCGAGACCGAGCTCTTCCGGCAGGACATGGAGGCGCTGCGGGTCCTCCCGCCGCAGCACTACATCGGCGCCGTCGAGTCGATCCCGCTGGTGCTCTCGCTGATCGGTGAGCTCGAGGAGGCCGGCGCGATCTACAAGGTCGACGAGGACGTCTACGCCTCGGTCGCCGTCGACGACGCCTTCGGTGAGGAGTCGCGGATGTCTCGTGAGGAGATGCTCGAGCTCTTCGGCGAGCGCGGCGGTGACCCCGAGCGGCCCGGCAAGAAGGACCCGCTCGACCCGCTGCTGTGGCGCGCCGAGCGCCCCGGCGAGCCGGCCTGGCCATCGCCCTACGGCCCGGGCCGCCCCGGCTGGCACATCGAGTGCACCGCGATCGCGCTCGAGCACCTCGGCTCCGGGTTCACCGTCCAGGCCGGCGGCTCCGACCTGGTCTTCCCGCACCACGAGATGTCCGGCTCCCACGCCCGCTCCGCGGGCAAGGAGTTCGCCGAGATCTACACCCACGGCGGGATGGTGGCCTACGACGGCCACAAGATGTCCAAGTCGCGCGGCAACCTCGTCTTCGTCTCCGCCCTGCGCAACTCCGAGATCGACCCGATGGCGATCAGGCTGGTGCTCCTGGGCCACCACTACCGCGACGACTGGGAGTGGACCGACGCCAAGCTCTTCGACGCCGTCGACCAGATCGCCGAGTGGCGCAAGGCCGTCGCCCTCGGCCGCGGCGCCCCCGCGGCGCCGGTCGTCGAGACCGTCCTGGGCGCCCTCGCCGACGACCTCGACGCCCCGCGTGCCGTCCAGGCCGTCGACGCCTGGGTCGCCGCGACCCTCGGCGAGGGTGGTCTCGCGGAGACCTCCGACGCGCTCGCCGGCGAGACCATCGCCAAGCTCGTCGACGCGGCCCTGGGCATCAAGCTCTGA
- a CDS encoding DUF3090 domain-containing protein, producing the protein MPVMHAFDPPERFVVGTVGEPGARTFFLQAREGARVVSVALEKQQVTVLAERLDELLDEVMKSAPAVVPAIAPYDLDDNGPLEQPIEEEFRAGTMTLAWDPDEDKVVLEVFPISETEIIAEVDETGQLVDEDAVAAIELDDPEPDEVLLVRIAPRNARAFVKRAEAVLGAGRPNCPFCGNPIDPEGHLCVRANGFKRRDPV; encoded by the coding sequence ATGCCTGTGATGCACGCCTTCGACCCGCCCGAACGATTCGTCGTCGGCACCGTCGGCGAGCCCGGGGCGCGTACGTTCTTCCTCCAGGCGCGTGAGGGAGCGCGGGTCGTCTCGGTCGCCCTGGAGAAGCAGCAGGTCACCGTGCTCGCCGAGCGGCTCGACGAGCTCCTCGACGAGGTGATGAAGTCGGCGCCCGCCGTGGTGCCTGCGATCGCTCCCTACGACCTCGACGACAACGGTCCGCTGGAGCAGCCGATCGAGGAGGAGTTCCGCGCGGGCACGATGACGCTGGCCTGGGACCCCGACGAGGACAAGGTCGTCCTCGAGGTCTTCCCGATCAGCGAGACCGAGATCATCGCCGAGGTCGACGAGACCGGCCAGCTGGTCGACGAGGACGCCGTGGCGGCCATCGAGCTGGACGACCCGGAGCCCGACGAGGTGCTCCTGGTCCGGATCGCCCCGCGCAACGCCCGCGCCTTCGTGAAGCGGGCCGAGGCGGTGCTGGGCGCCGGACGTCCGAACTGCCCGTTCTGCGGCAACCCGATCGACCCCGAGGGGCACCTGTGCGTCCGGGCGAACGGGTTCAAGCGGCGCGACCCGGTCTGA
- a CDS encoding aldo/keto reductase translates to MQSRLLGATGLRVSSLALGTMTWGSVTDEHEAREQLAGFAEAGGTLVDTAAGYGDGASEKLLGSLLAENVMSRDDVVLATKGGITWRGGSRGVDTSRGALLTSLDASLRRLGVDHVDLWQVHVWSPEVPLEETLSALDMALSSGRAAYVGVSNYTGWQTAQAATWQRAVPGRATLASTQVEYSLLARDVEYEVVPAAGAMGMGVLAWSPLAGGVLTGKYRTGIPSNSRGADPNFSSRVDVYDDERSRGIVTAVAKAAEGLEWTPLQVSLAWVRDRPGVTAPIMGARTAAQLKEALQVADLTLPPEIALALDDVSAV, encoded by the coding sequence ATGCAGAGCCGACTCCTCGGAGCCACTGGGCTGCGAGTCTCGTCTCTCGCCCTGGGCACCATGACCTGGGGCAGCGTGACCGATGAGCACGAGGCCCGTGAGCAGCTTGCCGGCTTCGCCGAGGCCGGTGGCACGCTCGTCGACACCGCCGCCGGCTACGGCGACGGAGCCTCCGAGAAGCTCCTCGGCTCGCTCCTGGCCGAGAACGTGATGAGCCGCGACGACGTCGTCCTGGCGACGAAGGGCGGGATCACCTGGCGCGGCGGCAGCCGCGGGGTCGACACCTCCCGTGGTGCCCTGCTGACCAGCCTCGACGCCTCGCTCCGCCGGCTCGGCGTGGACCACGTCGACCTGTGGCAGGTGCACGTCTGGTCCCCCGAGGTGCCGCTCGAGGAGACCCTCTCGGCGCTCGACATGGCGCTGAGCAGCGGCCGGGCGGCCTACGTCGGCGTCTCCAACTACACCGGGTGGCAGACCGCCCAGGCCGCCACCTGGCAGCGGGCCGTGCCGGGGCGGGCGACACTGGCCTCGACGCAGGTGGAGTACTCCCTGCTGGCCCGCGACGTCGAGTACGAGGTCGTGCCGGCGGCCGGGGCCATGGGGATGGGCGTGCTGGCCTGGTCGCCGCTGGCCGGGGGCGTGCTGACCGGGAAGTACCGCACCGGCATCCCGTCGAACTCCCGCGGCGCCGACCCGAACTTCTCGTCCCGGGTGGACGTCTACGACGACGAGCGCTCGCGCGGCATCGTCACCGCCGTCGCCAAGGCCGCCGAGGGCCTGGAGTGGACGCCGCTGCAGGTCTCGCTGGCCTGGGTGCGCGACCGCCCGGGCGTGACCGCCCCGATCATGGGGGCGCGCACCGCGGCGCAGCTCAAGGAAGC
- the corA gene encoding magnesium/cobalt transporter CorA — MIVDSALYRAGERDKTDCAPHDYATLRSGVKDAGDFVWLGLYQPSQYELDEVAQAFGLHPLAVEDALTAHQRPKLERYEGGMFLVVKTLWYVDAEDAVETGEVAFFIGTDYVITVRHGRGSRLAPARELLETSDEQLLTEGSYSAVYAVVDYIVDGYVDVATELTKDVDEVETSVFSDERTHDSARIYRLRRELAEVRRAVMPLREPVRRFANGEGDIDPDLRPYFRDVLDHLSSIVESIENLETLLSSAFEAHLAQLSLQQNDDMRKISAGAAMIVVPTLIAGIYGMNFTHMPELSWTFGYPFALLLMVAVMAGLWVFFRKSGWF; from the coding sequence GTGATCGTCGACAGCGCTCTCTACCGCGCCGGTGAGCGTGACAAGACCGACTGCGCGCCCCACGACTACGCCACGCTGCGCAGCGGCGTGAAGGACGCGGGCGACTTCGTCTGGCTCGGGCTCTACCAGCCCAGCCAGTACGAGCTCGACGAGGTCGCCCAGGCCTTCGGCCTGCACCCGCTCGCCGTCGAGGACGCGCTCACCGCCCACCAGCGACCCAAGCTGGAGCGCTACGAGGGCGGCATGTTCCTGGTCGTCAAGACGCTCTGGTACGTCGATGCCGAGGACGCTGTCGAGACCGGTGAGGTCGCCTTCTTCATCGGCACCGACTACGTGATCACGGTCCGCCACGGTCGCGGCTCTCGGCTCGCGCCGGCGCGTGAGCTGCTGGAGACCAGCGACGAGCAGCTCCTCACCGAGGGCTCCTACTCCGCCGTCTACGCCGTGGTCGACTACATCGTCGACGGCTACGTCGACGTCGCCACCGAGCTCACCAAGGACGTCGACGAGGTCGAGACCTCCGTCTTCTCCGACGAGCGCACCCACGACTCCGCCCGGATCTACCGCCTGCGTCGCGAGCTCGCCGAGGTACGCCGCGCCGTGATGCCGCTGCGGGAGCCGGTGCGCCGCTTCGCCAACGGCGAGGGTGACATCGACCCCGACCTGCGCCCCTACTTCCGCGACGTCCTCGACCACCTCTCCTCCATCGTGGAGTCGATCGAGAACCTCGAGACGCTGCTCTCCTCGGCCTTCGAGGCCCACCTCGCGCAGCTCTCGCTGCAGCAGAACGACGACATGCGCAAGATCTCCGCGGGCGCGGCGATGATCGTCGTGCCGACCCTCATCGCCGGGATCTACGGGATGAACTTCACCCACATGCCCGAGCTGTCCTGGACCTTCGGCTACCCGTTCGCGCTGCTGCTCATGGTCGCCGTCATGGCCGGGCTGTGGGTCTTCTTCCGGAAGTCGGGCTGGTTCTAG
- a CDS encoding undecaprenyl-diphosphate phosphatase, giving the protein MDYLQAIALGILQALTEFLPISSSAHLRIFPELLGWGDPGAAFTAVIQIGTELAVLAYMGKHIWSIISTWFRSLFDAELRSHTDARMGWFIIVGSIPIVVMGLLLQDIIEKDLRSLYVVGTMLVVMGIVLGIADRIGENRKRFDDLSWRDAILMGCAQACALIPGVSRSGATISMGRALGYERATATEYAFLLALPAVFGAGLFEMKDIAHEDNLYGWGPTIVATIVSFVLGYAVIAWLLKYLSRNTYTPFVIYRVVLGVAVLVLVGVGVLTEW; this is encoded by the coding sequence GTGGATTATCTGCAGGCGATCGCACTGGGCATCCTTCAGGCACTCACCGAGTTCCTGCCCATCTCATCCAGCGCACACCTGCGCATCTTCCCCGAGCTGCTCGGCTGGGGTGATCCCGGCGCGGCGTTCACGGCCGTGATCCAGATCGGCACCGAGCTGGCGGTGCTCGCCTACATGGGCAAGCACATCTGGAGCATCATCTCCACCTGGTTCCGCAGCCTGTTCGACGCCGAGCTCCGCAGCCACACCGACGCCCGGATGGGCTGGTTCATCATCGTCGGCTCGATCCCGATCGTGGTGATGGGGCTGCTGCTGCAGGACATCATCGAGAAGGACCTGCGCAGCCTCTACGTCGTCGGCACCATGCTCGTCGTGATGGGCATCGTGCTCGGTATCGCCGACCGGATCGGCGAGAACCGCAAGCGCTTCGACGACCTGTCCTGGCGCGACGCGATCCTGATGGGCTGCGCGCAGGCCTGTGCGCTGATCCCGGGCGTCTCCCGCTCGGGTGCGACGATCTCGATGGGCCGGGCGCTCGGCTACGAGCGTGCCACGGCGACCGAGTACGCCTTCCTGCTGGCGCTCCCGGCGGTCTTCGGGGCCGGCCTGTTCGAGATGAAGGACATCGCCCACGAGGACAACCTCTACGGCTGGGGCCCCACGATCGTGGCCACGATCGTCTCGTTCGTCCTCGGCTACGCGGTGATCGCGTGGCTGCTGAAGTACCTCTCGCGCAACACCTACACGCCGTTCGTGATCTACCGGGTCGTCCTCGGTGTCGCGGTTCTGGTCCTCGTCGGCGTGGGTGTGCTCACCGAGTGGTGA
- a CDS encoding PAC2 family protein, with amino-acid sequence MIEIEETRDLVDPVVIAAFEGWNDAADAASGTVDHLMDVWHARVVAEIDPEDFYDYQVNRPVTGTDENGFRTITWPTTQVAVCSPPDLDRDIILVRGIEPNMRWKQFVSEILECVDDLGGQLVVTLGALLADAPHTRPIPVSGTATEPDLVDRLKLDSPSYEGPTGIVGVIQEACVQSDIPAVSYWAAVPHYVAAPPCPKATLAIINKLEDLLQCSIPLGDLPEDSRAWERGVNDLAEEDEDVSDYVRSLEEARDTADLPEASGDAIAREFERYLKRRSDDS; translated from the coding sequence GTGATCGAGATCGAAGAGACCCGCGACCTGGTCGATCCTGTGGTGATCGCCGCGTTCGAGGGATGGAACGACGCGGCCGATGCCGCCTCCGGCACGGTTGACCATCTGATGGACGTCTGGCACGCGCGCGTCGTGGCCGAGATCGATCCCGAGGACTTCTACGACTACCAGGTGAACCGGCCGGTGACCGGGACCGACGAGAACGGATTCCGCACGATCACCTGGCCCACCACCCAGGTCGCCGTGTGCTCCCCGCCCGACCTGGACCGCGACATCATCCTGGTGCGCGGCATCGAGCCCAACATGCGCTGGAAGCAGTTCGTGAGCGAGATCCTGGAGTGCGTCGACGACCTCGGCGGCCAGCTCGTGGTGACCCTGGGGGCGCTGCTCGCCGACGCGCCGCACACCCGTCCCATCCCGGTCTCCGGCACCGCCACCGAGCCCGACCTCGTCGACCGGCTCAAGCTCGACTCGCCGTCCTACGAGGGGCCGACCGGCATCGTCGGCGTGATTCAGGAGGCCTGCGTCCAGAGCGACATCCCCGCGGTCTCCTACTGGGCCGCGGTCCCCCACTACGTCGCCGCCCCACCGTGCCCCAAGGCCACCCTCGCGATCATCAACAAGCTCGAGGACCTGCTGCAGTGCTCCATCCCCCTCGGCGACCTCCCCGAGGACTCCCGAGCCTGGGAGCGCGGCGTCAACGACCTCGCCGAGGAGGACGAGGACGTCTCCGACTACGTACGCTCCCTGGAGGAGGCCCGCGACACCGCCGACCTCCCCGAGGCCTCCGGCGACGCGATCGCCCGGGAGTTCGAGCGCTACCTCAAGCGGCGCTCAGACGACTCCTGA